The following proteins come from a genomic window of Falco cherrug isolate bFalChe1 chromosome Z, bFalChe1.pri, whole genome shotgun sequence:
- the DIRAS2 gene encoding GTP-binding protein Di-Ras2: protein MPEQSNDYRVVVFGAGGVGKSSLVLRFVKGTFRESYIPTIEDTYRQVISCDKSICTLQITDTTGSHQFPAMQRLSISKGHAFILVYSITSRQSLEELKPIYEQICQIKGDVESIPIMLVGNKNDENQNREVDTSEGEAMAKKWKCAFMETSAKLNHNVKELFQELLNLEKRRTVSLQIDGKKSKQQKRKEKLKGKCVVM from the coding sequence ATGCCTGAGCAAAGCAATGATTACAGGGTTGTTGTGTTTGGAGCTGGAGGAGTGGGCAAAAGTTCTTTGGTCTTGAGATTTGTGAAAGGCACTTTCAGAGAGAGTTACATCCCTACCATTGAAGACACCTATCGGCAGGTGATCAGCTGTGATAAAAGCATATGCACTTTGCAGATAACTGACACTACAGGGAGCCATCAATTTCCAGCCATGCAACGCCTTTCCATTTCTAAAGGacatgctttcattttggtttaCTCTATCACCAGCCGACAGTCCTTGGAGGAGCTCAAACCAATCTACGAACAAATCTGTCAGATTAAAGGAGATGTGGAAAGCATTCCAATAATGCTGGTGGGCAACAAAAATGATGAGAACCAAAATAGAGAGGTAGACACCAGTGAAGGAGAAGCCATGGCTAAGAAGTGGAAATGTGCTTTCATGGAGACCTCTGCCAAGCTGAACCACAACGTGAAAGAGTTATTCCAAGAATTGCTAAACCTGGAGAAACGCAGGACCGTGAGTTTACAAATTGATggcaaaaaaagcaagcagcagaaaaggaaagagaagctgaaaggcaaatGTGTGGTGATgtga